One Fuerstiella marisgermanici DNA window includes the following coding sequences:
- a CDS encoding AAA family ATPase, with the protein MKNAVIISDRPSLSVQLRFAIARFEAAADITELGLGDEELQLAEKKIADANIIILVLPDSVETATKLIQNLRRLTTTQLVVVGTVSSPQHLLKYMHSGADDFIDENEELATKIKESVTRTTRVDRDDIPRSSPLITVVGAFGGSGATLTSANLSILLARRFDTCGLLDLTGGYGDLVNHLDLRPRYSIKELCTNVEELDSEMFNNAITEHVTGVKVLAGSTAVDRSSFPGRDAVRGVVDVARSTLPCVVADLNRKAPFATDLVNASDVVVLLTGLNYSSAYATRRLLADWKNEGVNTDKTLVVANRCRRRGELGVDETAVILGRSISLSIKDDALAANVSVNCGNPAVDESPGSELARDMQSLFVTTMHALDGCGAPGTRSNPRLLAGCLSRLTKFASATFN; encoded by the coding sequence ATGAAGAACGCAGTTATCATTAGTGATCGACCATCCTTGAGTGTTCAGTTGCGATTTGCCATCGCACGCTTTGAAGCAGCCGCCGATATCACCGAACTGGGGTTGGGCGACGAAGAACTTCAACTCGCAGAGAAAAAGATCGCAGACGCGAATATCATCATTCTGGTACTGCCAGACTCCGTTGAGACTGCAACGAAGTTGATCCAGAACCTGCGTCGATTGACGACAACTCAGCTTGTTGTTGTCGGGACCGTATCCAGTCCCCAGCATCTGCTGAAGTACATGCATTCCGGTGCTGACGACTTCATTGATGAGAACGAAGAACTGGCGACAAAGATCAAAGAGTCAGTCACACGGACCACGCGAGTCGATCGAGATGACATCCCAAGATCAAGCCCGCTGATTACTGTTGTGGGAGCGTTTGGCGGGTCAGGGGCAACACTGACGTCAGCGAATCTTTCGATCCTGTTAGCACGCCGTTTCGACACCTGCGGACTGTTGGATTTGACTGGGGGATATGGCGATCTCGTCAACCATCTGGATCTCAGGCCAAGGTATTCGATTAAAGAACTCTGCACCAACGTTGAAGAACTCGACAGCGAGATGTTCAACAATGCAATCACAGAACACGTCACGGGTGTGAAGGTACTCGCAGGCAGCACCGCTGTGGATCGTTCTTCGTTTCCCGGACGTGATGCTGTTCGAGGTGTGGTTGATGTGGCCAGGTCGACCTTGCCATGTGTTGTGGCGGACCTCAATCGTAAAGCACCGTTCGCCACCGACCTGGTTAACGCGAGTGACGTTGTTGTTCTGCTGACCGGTCTCAACTATTCGTCCGCCTACGCGACACGACGCCTGCTTGCCGACTGGAAGAACGAAGGTGTCAACACCGATAAGACGTTGGTGGTGGCGAATCGGTGCAGGCGACGAGGTGAATTGGGCGTAGACGAGACCGCCGTGATATTGGGACGCAGCATCAGCCTGTCGATTAAAGATGACGCCCTGGCTGCCAACGTTTCTGTGAACTGCGGCAACCCTGCAGTCGACGAATCCCCTGGTTCTGAACTTGCCAGGGATATGCAGAGTCTCTTCGTGACCACGATGCACGCTCTGGATGGTTGTGGGGCACCTGGAACGCGATCAAACCCGCGTCTTCTGGCTGGGTGCCTGAGCAGGCTAACAAAATTCGCGTCGGCAACGTTCAACTGA
- a CDS encoding CpaF family protein codes for MDDYRLRHELRRGIESLCRRRGDLLTETERTRITEEIIDDTLGLGPLEPLLRDPTISDILINGPNTIFVERRGQLEQASISFHDADHLVQIVQRIAGKVGRRLDESSPMVDARMSDGSRVNAVIGPLALDGALVSIRRFGDRRLQASDLIGHRALTGEMWDFLSTCVATGLNVIVSGGTGSGKSTLMNALCSAIPANQRIVTIEDAAELNIHLPHVARMETRCANVEGKGEITARDLVRNALRMRPDRIIIGECRGSEAFDMLQAMTTGHDGSLTTLHSNGPRSALRRLEMLVGMAGMELPAWFIRELVGSAVQIIVQCVRLPNGQRKVTSISEVTGVVGETVSLHDIFEYKRQDTDPTTGKTGYFRTTGIRPVCLDRLATHGARIDPSFFEERILRVDRCDTIPRLAAAPGRSTL; via the coding sequence ATGGATGACTACCGCCTTCGCCATGAACTTCGGCGCGGGATCGAGAGTTTGTGTCGACGCCGCGGCGACCTGCTGACAGAAACGGAGCGCACTCGAATCACGGAAGAGATCATTGACGATACGCTGGGGCTGGGCCCACTGGAGCCTCTACTTCGCGACCCAACGATTTCAGACATCCTCATCAACGGACCTAATACGATTTTCGTTGAACGACGGGGACAGTTGGAGCAGGCGAGCATCTCGTTCCATGACGCCGATCATCTGGTGCAGATTGTCCAGCGGATCGCAGGTAAGGTTGGTCGGCGGCTGGACGAATCAAGTCCCATGGTCGACGCGCGGATGAGTGATGGTAGCCGTGTGAATGCTGTGATCGGTCCGTTAGCTTTGGATGGAGCACTCGTTTCCATTCGGCGATTCGGAGACCGCAGGCTGCAGGCGTCCGATCTGATCGGTCATCGAGCGTTAACCGGCGAGATGTGGGATTTCTTGTCGACATGCGTGGCTACTGGGTTAAACGTTATCGTTTCTGGGGGAACAGGAAGCGGTAAATCCACGTTGATGAACGCGTTGTGCTCGGCCATCCCCGCGAATCAGCGGATTGTAACAATCGAAGATGCGGCGGAGTTGAATATTCACCTGCCTCATGTCGCTCGTATGGAGACGCGTTGCGCGAACGTGGAAGGAAAGGGAGAAATCACCGCGCGCGACCTGGTTCGCAATGCACTCCGAATGCGGCCCGACCGGATCATCATTGGCGAATGTCGCGGTTCTGAGGCATTCGACATGCTTCAGGCAATGACCACGGGACATGACGGAAGCTTAACAACGCTTCACTCCAATGGGCCTCGAAGTGCACTCCGGCGGCTCGAAATGCTGGTCGGCATGGCAGGCATGGAGTTGCCTGCGTGGTTCATTCGCGAACTTGTCGGGTCGGCCGTTCAGATCATCGTTCAGTGCGTTCGTTTGCCTAATGGTCAGCGGAAAGTGACTTCGATTTCTGAAGTTACCGGCGTTGTTGGCGAAACCGTCAGTCTGCATGACATCTTCGAATACAAACGTCAGGACACCGATCCGACAACTGGAAAGACGGGCTACTTCAGGACGACGGGAATACGACCGGTCTGTCTTGATCGACTGGCGACTCACGGTGCCAGGATTGATCCGAGTTTCTTTGAGGAACGAATTCTGCGCGTGGATCGTTGCGACACGATTCCACGATTGGCGGCAGCACCGGGACGGAGCACGCTATGA
- a CDS encoding type II secretion system F family protein, which yields MSETILLIVIGAGMAAFVVSLAAYFCCPGRRIAQRVNQVASGIDHPEEEASSLFKDLDTKRTLFQQAFLPLELVLKQSGLPLRLSHVLMASIVGGALGGLSTLVSLKWGLILGFVGFSVPVLAVFILRNRRVAQMQRDLPEAFDVMRRAVSVGQSIPHAFQQVATQCRGPLALEFANTNDQQNLGVSFDVALRELVERIPLFELRMLAMALVFQRQSGGSPVEILENGAEMLRKRHKLARRVKALTAEGRMQATVLIALPLVAFFGLCMFRAEYISPLLACKRVLACLVALQIAGTMWIHRITQLEY from the coding sequence ATGAGTGAGACCATCTTACTTATTGTTATTGGTGCAGGCATGGCTGCATTCGTGGTGTCTCTGGCAGCATACTTCTGCTGCCCCGGCCGACGGATTGCTCAACGTGTCAACCAGGTGGCTAGCGGGATTGATCATCCGGAAGAAGAAGCCAGTAGTCTGTTCAAGGATCTGGACACGAAACGAACCTTGTTTCAGCAGGCTTTTCTGCCGCTTGAGTTGGTTCTGAAACAGTCCGGGCTGCCGCTGCGGCTTTCGCATGTGCTGATGGCCAGCATTGTTGGTGGAGCTCTCGGCGGACTTTCGACACTTGTGAGTTTGAAGTGGGGACTGATCCTCGGCTTCGTCGGATTTAGCGTTCCGGTCTTAGCTGTCTTCATACTCCGCAATCGCCGTGTCGCTCAGATGCAACGCGATCTTCCTGAAGCGTTCGACGTCATGCGCCGCGCGGTTTCTGTGGGGCAATCGATTCCGCATGCCTTTCAGCAGGTCGCGACACAATGTCGTGGCCCTTTGGCATTGGAATTTGCGAACACAAACGACCAGCAGAATCTTGGTGTCTCGTTTGATGTCGCCCTGCGCGAACTGGTCGAACGGATACCTCTTTTTGAGTTGCGTATGCTGGCGATGGCACTGGTCTTCCAGCGACAGTCCGGAGGTAGTCCGGTCGAGATTCTGGAGAACGGAGCGGAAATGCTTCGCAAACGGCACAAGCTGGCTCGACGAGTCAAAGCGCTGACTGCTGAGGGAAGAATGCAGGCGACCGTTCTGATTGCGTTACCGCTTGTGGCTTTCTTCGGACTATGCATGTTTCGTGCGGAATACATTAGTCCTTTGCTGGCCTGCAAACGAGTTCTGGCGTGTCTTGTTGCGCTACAGATTGCGGGCACGATGTGGATTCATCGAATCACGCAGCTTGAATATTAA
- a CDS encoding type II secretion system F family protein, translating into MDIWTLTTLLAIAIGTAGLIVSVSYLLQTNPRIAERIQHFAIENTGAGQVENFTGPGDEFDKPDAYIFKPFQRQSEKLKKRLAAGGFYAANADVTFCLGQAIAAGTLMVIFGAVASFLPVTVTVKSLAALSGGLLGILIPVFWLNNRTRSRRNDLARELPDMLDLIVSCLDAGVTLEAIVLRISKDELFERGALAEEIRRIQGDVDLGFTIDQAFEAMAERCDSDEMRSISTVCLQSRKYGARIGETLRSQADTMRYAREQAAEEAAMKASVRILAPTLLFLFPVIFVVLAGPASIQVYEKLADTESASE; encoded by the coding sequence ATGGATATTTGGACACTCACGACTCTGTTGGCCATCGCGATTGGGACTGCCGGACTGATCGTATCCGTGTCCTATCTGCTGCAGACGAATCCGCGCATTGCGGAGCGAATTCAGCACTTCGCAATCGAGAATACTGGCGCGGGGCAAGTCGAGAATTTCACCGGACCAGGTGACGAATTCGACAAACCGGATGCCTACATATTCAAGCCGTTTCAGCGACAGTCTGAGAAGCTTAAGAAACGTCTGGCAGCAGGTGGATTTTACGCGGCCAATGCCGATGTCACCTTCTGCCTCGGTCAGGCAATTGCGGCCGGGACACTGATGGTGATTTTCGGTGCAGTTGCTTCGTTTCTTCCAGTGACTGTCACGGTCAAGTCGCTGGCGGCACTCTCAGGGGGACTGCTCGGAATTCTGATACCCGTGTTCTGGTTGAACAATCGGACCAGGTCTCGAAGAAATGACCTCGCTCGCGAACTTCCGGACATGTTGGATCTGATCGTGTCGTGTCTCGATGCTGGCGTGACTCTTGAAGCCATCGTACTGCGGATCTCGAAGGATGAGTTGTTTGAACGCGGTGCGCTCGCTGAAGAGATTCGTCGAATTCAGGGTGACGTGGATCTTGGATTTACAATCGATCAGGCCTTCGAGGCGATGGCGGAGCGCTGTGATTCTGACGAGATGCGTTCCATCAGCACGGTGTGTCTTCAATCGCGAAAGTATGGAGCACGCATCGGTGAGACGCTAAGGTCTCAGGCGGACACGATGCGGTACGCTCGCGAACAAGCCGCAGAAGAAGCGGCGATGAAGGCGTCCGTAAGAATTCTCGCGCCAACGCTGCTTTTTCTGTTTCCAGTGATCTTCGTCGTCCTCGCTGGCCCAGCGTCGATTCAGGTGTACGAAAAACTGGCCGACACTGAGAGTGCAAGCGAGTAA
- a CDS encoding TadE family protein yields MQISPNPSRAIVATPRRNGTSAVECAVVLPLMLTIAIGCTDFARAIHVDIAVTNCARAGSDYAATNRFTSDTRSSWVEEITAIATEEASTIPDFDDSKFSVEVTDTPLGDRVLVSVTCNYRFERVVAWPGLPSNIELTHTVAMTQYQ; encoded by the coding sequence ATGCAAATTTCGCCCAATCCTAGCAGAGCCATTGTCGCAACGCCGCGACGGAACGGTACTTCGGCAGTTGAATGTGCTGTTGTCCTGCCGCTGATGCTGACGATCGCAATTGGCTGCACGGACTTTGCTCGCGCCATTCACGTGGACATCGCCGTTACCAACTGTGCGCGAGCCGGAAGTGATTATGCTGCAACGAACCGGTTTACTTCCGATACACGAAGCAGCTGGGTTGAAGAGATCACTGCGATCGCCACAGAAGAAGCATCGACGATTCCTGACTTCGACGATTCGAAATTCAGCGTTGAGGTGACTGATACACCATTGGGTGATCGTGTGCTGGTTTCGGTGACTTGCAATTATCGCTTCGAACGAGTCGTTGCCTGGCCTGGTTTACCTTCGAACATCGAACTGACGCACACTGTCGCGATGACTCAATATCAGTAG
- a CDS encoding TadE/TadG family type IV pilus assembly protein, whose amino-acid sequence MRSAPTATNTATPRSVACAETKGRSGVVVAESAIVLIVVVVSCMAVLDLGMNVARSNSLSDCARHAARFAMLHGSTAPEGLGPQEWSGTVSDDHPVADIIRNRLLAMAPDAVGLTITWPDGGNSKSERVTVELEFQPPQLSAISSGLSPLQARSTMRILR is encoded by the coding sequence ATGAGGTCTGCACCAACAGCAACAAACACTGCCACGCCGCGTTCAGTCGCATGCGCTGAGACGAAGGGCCGCTCTGGAGTGGTTGTCGCTGAGAGCGCGATTGTCTTGATAGTCGTGGTGGTGTCCTGCATGGCGGTGCTGGACCTGGGGATGAACGTTGCGCGATCGAATAGTCTGTCCGATTGCGCACGCCATGCTGCTCGTTTTGCCATGTTGCACGGATCGACTGCGCCGGAAGGTTTAGGGCCGCAGGAGTGGTCCGGAACTGTCAGTGACGACCATCCGGTCGCTGACATCATTCGAAACAGGCTGTTGGCAATGGCGCCAGACGCGGTGGGGTTGACGATAACCTGGCCTGACGGCGGTAACTCGAAATCTGAAAGAGTGACAGTTGAACTCGAATTCCAGCCTCCGCAGCTTTCGGCAATAAGTAGCGGCCTGTCGCCTCTTCAAGCTCGATCAACGATGCGCATCCTTCGCTAG
- a CDS encoding pilus assembly protein TadG-related protein, producing the protein MKSSASQQYRSGKILIALAVSLPALFAVLGLYVDGSMMLLRTRELQAQADAAATAAAFSLMTDDGIMEDVADDFVRIHNGNTSAVVTTHHPPLTGDYAGNTDYVAVTVQRAFDGFFSAVAGNTTRNLRVTAVAGIEPVTEPAAVVVLEPDPEVITYGPLLSSLIPGIQPQVAGLEVLGLGELVVDGAVLVNNEWGGVDENGERVGETMLIESACACTPLLTTSRIRAEDIHVVGGVDSVVKYCSNENGSPSPLKANRRPTTDPLIDLTVPTSSSDPSNVDSANRGTVNVVSLPLVGFSTTLQPGVYDSIQIVGGRVTFEPGIYIIKGANPLTGISLLLAECIVNANDVMFYITNSSGYSVHSGLPDGGDEDNAPPSYVGINLGPSVVMTNLVGASSLSPLDDPSSPYDGMLLFQRRWDRRPIILIQTNILCDMQVSGHIYAKWAPLFVVGNGTFESAMAVGSLRTVVVGRVSIEPTSKFDGARGVFLVE; encoded by the coding sequence ATGAAAAGCAGTGCTTCGCAACAGTATCGAAGTGGCAAGATCCTGATTGCTCTAGCCGTCAGTCTTCCTGCGCTGTTCGCTGTATTGGGCCTGTACGTCGACGGTAGCATGATGCTTTTAAGAACTCGAGAACTGCAAGCTCAGGCGGATGCGGCTGCGACGGCTGCCGCGTTTAGTCTTATGACGGACGACGGCATCATGGAAGACGTCGCGGATGATTTTGTCCGCATCCACAATGGCAACACTTCTGCCGTCGTCACGACTCATCATCCGCCGTTGACGGGTGACTATGCCGGCAACACGGACTACGTCGCAGTCACTGTTCAGAGAGCGTTCGACGGTTTCTTCAGCGCAGTGGCCGGAAACACGACTCGCAATCTTCGGGTCACCGCCGTCGCCGGAATCGAGCCAGTCACTGAGCCCGCTGCAGTTGTCGTGTTGGAACCGGATCCCGAAGTCATTACGTACGGCCCGCTTCTTTCCTCGCTGATTCCGGGGATCCAGCCGCAGGTAGCTGGCTTGGAAGTGCTGGGTCTAGGGGAACTGGTTGTAGACGGTGCCGTACTTGTGAATAACGAATGGGGAGGCGTCGATGAAAACGGCGAGCGTGTTGGCGAAACGATGCTGATCGAATCGGCATGTGCGTGTACGCCACTGCTGACCACGTCGCGTATTCGGGCAGAGGATATCCACGTTGTTGGCGGGGTCGACTCCGTAGTTAAGTATTGCAGCAACGAAAATGGCTCACCTTCACCATTGAAGGCCAACCGTCGGCCGACCACCGACCCTTTGATCGACTTGACTGTACCAACGTCATCTTCAGATCCTTCGAACGTGGATTCGGCCAACCGTGGCACGGTCAACGTCGTCTCACTGCCGCTGGTCGGTTTTTCGACCACGCTGCAGCCAGGTGTGTATGACTCTATACAAATTGTCGGTGGCCGCGTGACGTTTGAACCGGGTATTTACATCATCAAGGGTGCCAATCCGCTGACTGGTATCAGCCTGCTACTGGCGGAGTGCATCGTGAATGCCAACGACGTGATGTTCTACATCACAAATTCTTCCGGTTACTCAGTTCACTCCGGACTGCCGGATGGCGGCGACGAAGATAACGCTCCGCCAAGTTACGTTGGCATAAATCTCGGCCCCAGTGTGGTGATGACGAATCTGGTCGGAGCCAGTTCATTGTCGCCGCTGGATGATCCATCAAGTCCCTATGACGGCATGCTGCTTTTCCAGCGGCGTTGGGACCGTCGCCCGATCATTCTCATTCAAACAAACATTCTGTGTGACATGCAGGTGTCCGGTCACATCTACGCCAAATGGGCGCCGCTGTTTGTCGTGGGCAACGGGACGTTCGAATCTGCCATGGCCGTAGGAAGCCTGCGAACTGTCGTGGTCGGCAGGGTGTCCATCGAGCCCACATCAAAATTTGATGGAGCTCGAGGCGTTTTTCTGGTGGAATGA
- a CDS encoding prolyl oligopeptidase family serine peptidase, with the protein MYRLILLTALFAPSFATAQDTNLVYPDTKTVDHHDDYHGTKVHDPYRWLEDDVRESEEVAEWVEAQNKVTFDYLRKLPGRDQIEERITELWNYEKISAPSKEGGRYYFFRNDGLQNQSVLYMQETLDAEPQILIDPNTWSEDGTIALAGTEFSEDGKYAAYGIQDGGSDWRVWKIMEIESGKLLDDELKWIKFSSIAWTPDSKGFFYSRYDEPKEGAKFQSLNLNQKVFYHRVGTDQAEDELVFARPDEPEWGMQASVSEDGKYLVITIWKGTDDRYRIAVKDLTDSDAEPFMLIDNFEHLYGFLDNNDDTLLFQTNLDAPLGRVIAIDLKKPEREHWKQVVAETENALLGIGIVGNRFVGQYLQDAKTQVRWYDMDGKFIREVKFPGIGSASGFGGKRDHKETFYSFSSFAVPTSTYRYDIETGESTLLRQADVKFNPDDYETKQIFYASKDGTKVPMFICHRKGLKLDGNYATLLYGYGGFNISLPPRFSVSRLAWMEMGGVFAMPNLRGGGEYGEPWHKAGTKLNKQNVFDDFIAAAEWLIDNKYTSSKKLAIQGGSNGGLLVGACMTQRPELYAACLPAVGVMDMLRFHKFTAGRFWVDDYGSADNPEEFKALLAYSPYQNLKAGTRYPATLITTADTDDRVVPGHSFKFAAQLQACQSGDKPVLIRIETRAGHGSGKPTAMVIEEVADQWAFLAKHLGLDVSSPE; encoded by the coding sequence ATGTATCGACTCATTCTGCTGACAGCCCTGTTCGCCCCTTCCTTCGCAACTGCACAGGACACCAACCTCGTGTACCCGGACACAAAAACCGTCGACCACCACGACGACTACCACGGCACCAAAGTTCACGATCCGTATCGCTGGCTGGAAGACGACGTTCGTGAGTCTGAGGAAGTGGCCGAATGGGTTGAGGCGCAAAACAAAGTCACCTTCGACTACCTCAGAAAACTGCCCGGCCGTGATCAGATCGAAGAACGTATCACGGAACTGTGGAACTACGAAAAAATCAGCGCTCCCTCCAAAGAAGGCGGGCGGTACTACTTCTTCCGCAACGACGGGCTGCAGAATCAGAGCGTGCTGTACATGCAGGAAACTCTGGACGCTGAGCCGCAAATTCTCATCGATCCCAACACATGGTCCGAAGACGGCACGATTGCTTTGGCCGGCACGGAGTTCAGCGAGGACGGCAAGTACGCGGCCTACGGAATTCAGGACGGAGGATCCGACTGGCGTGTGTGGAAGATCATGGAAATCGAATCCGGCAAGCTGCTGGACGACGAACTGAAATGGATCAAATTCAGCAGCATCGCTTGGACGCCGGACAGCAAAGGTTTCTTCTACTCGCGGTACGACGAACCCAAAGAAGGCGCCAAGTTTCAGTCGCTGAACCTTAATCAGAAAGTGTTCTACCACCGAGTCGGAACGGATCAGGCCGAAGACGAATTGGTTTTCGCTCGCCCCGACGAACCGGAATGGGGCATGCAGGCGTCAGTTTCTGAAGACGGCAAGTACCTTGTCATCACGATCTGGAAGGGGACAGACGATCGCTATCGTATCGCCGTCAAAGACCTGACGGACTCAGATGCAGAACCGTTCATGCTGATCGACAACTTCGAGCACCTTTACGGATTTCTCGACAACAACGACGACACACTTCTGTTTCAGACAAATCTGGACGCACCACTGGGTCGAGTCATCGCGATCGACCTCAAGAAGCCTGAGCGGGAACACTGGAAGCAGGTTGTCGCAGAAACGGAAAACGCGCTACTGGGAATCGGGATCGTCGGCAACAGGTTTGTGGGTCAGTACCTGCAAGACGCGAAGACTCAGGTCCGCTGGTATGACATGGACGGCAAGTTTATCCGTGAGGTCAAATTCCCCGGCATCGGCTCAGCATCCGGCTTCGGTGGCAAGCGAGACCACAAAGAAACCTTCTACAGCTTCAGCAGCTTTGCCGTGCCGACAAGCACCTACCGCTACGACATCGAAACCGGCGAAAGTACGCTGCTTCGGCAAGCCGACGTAAAATTCAATCCGGACGACTATGAAACCAAACAGATTTTCTACGCCAGCAAGGACGGCACAAAAGTGCCCATGTTCATCTGCCACCGCAAGGGACTGAAGCTGGACGGCAACTACGCTACGCTGCTGTACGGCTACGGCGGTTTCAACATTTCACTGCCGCCGAGGTTTAGCGTGAGTCGTCTGGCGTGGATGGAGATGGGAGGCGTCTTCGCGATGCCGAACCTGCGTGGCGGCGGCGAGTACGGCGAACCGTGGCACAAGGCTGGCACGAAACTCAACAAACAGAATGTCTTTGACGACTTCATCGCAGCGGCCGAATGGCTAATCGACAACAAGTATACATCGTCGAAGAAACTCGCCATTCAGGGAGGCAGCAACGGCGGTCTCCTGGTCGGTGCCTGCATGACGCAACGACCAGAGCTCTACGCCGCGTGCCTGCCAGCCGTTGGAGTGATGGACATGCTTCGTTTCCACAAATTCACTGCAGGCCGGTTTTGGGTGGATGACTACGGTTCAGCCGACAATCCGGAAGAATTTAAAGCACTGCTCGCGTATTCGCCGTATCAGAACCTCAAGGCCGGGACTCGATATCCGGCCACCTTAATCACAACTGCCGATACCGACGACCGAGTTGTCCCGGGCCATAGCTTCAAATTTGCGGCTCAATTGCAGGCCTGCCAATCCGGTGACAAACCGGTTCTGATCCGCATCGAAACCCGAGCTGGCCACGGTTCAGGCAAACCAACTGCCATGGTGATTGAAGAAGTCGCCGACCAGTGGGCCTTCCTGGCAAAGCATCTCGGACTGGATGTCTCGTCGCCTGAATAG